Within the Pseudomonadota bacterium genome, the region GAATCTCCGGAGTTTCTTTCACCTGTTCGGCCACCCGGGCAATATCCCGACTACGGGAAGAGAAGCTGACCGTATCCGCAGCCGCTCCGGCAATTTGGGCCGATTGCTGCTGTGTCACCTTCTGCGCCTGTTTAGGCGGCTGCACCTCTTTTGCAGCGTCAGGATTGAGTAACCCCTGGAGTTTATTCATTACATTCTCTACCTTCAAGATTAACCTCCTCAATAAAGTTTTACTGGTTTTACTATCGGCAGAAATCAGAAAAACTTTAGGAGATTTTGCCCTCCGTGTCAAGCAATTCCCGATAAAAATAATCCCCCAATCCGGTTGCCTGTTGCTCAGCCAGAAGGTCGGCCAGGTGATTATCAAAGAGCGATTGATAAAGGCTTGCCGCGTTATTCTCAGGAATCGCCCCACCTTGGGGAACTGTTTTTCTCATCTCCTGCAGGAGCTGGGAAAGAAACAATGATTCCAACTGCCGACATGCTTTACGCAAACCTGGGTTTTGCTTTTTTTCCATGCTTGGACTATCGGCAAAATCACCGGTTTTCTTAAGTGTTTTTGTCGCCTTCCAAGACTCGGCCAGTACCGAACTGCTCGAAAGAAAGTTGATAGGATTATACGGCATTTTTTTCCTCCTGATACAGGAGTGTAATGCAAAACACATGCCGTTTATTTTTAGTTTCCATCCGGAAACTGATTTTTCCGGATGTGCTACTAGCTGTCAGCCTTCAGCTCTCAGCTTAACCATTTATTTTTTCGATATTTCACTGAAAGCTGACTGCTGATCGCTGACAGCGTTCATCAGGAAATGAACATTTCCGGATAAACACTATTCAACTTTCTACAGCCTACATGATTTCCAGATCAGCATGAAGCGCCCCGGCCGCATTAATAGCCTGGAGAATGGCCATCAAATCACGGGGCGTTACCCCCACAGCATTCAAAGCCCGAACCAGTTCATCAATCTGTACGGTTTTTGGCAAGACCATCAGGTTGGCTTTTTCTTCTTCAACTTTAATGGTGGTTTCCGGCGTCACC harbors:
- the flgM gene encoding flagellar biosynthesis anti-sigma factor FlgM, yielding MKVENVMNKLQGLLNPDAAKEVQPPKQAQKVTQQQSAQIAGAAADTVSFSSRSRDIARVAEQVKETPEIRQDLVARMKTAVDAGNYRVDTQDLATKMIKEMLMESLL
- a CDS encoding rod-binding protein, which gives rise to MPYNPINFLSSSSVLAESWKATKTLKKTGDFADSPSMEKKQNPGLRKACRQLESLFLSQLLQEMRKTVPQGGAIPENNAASLYQSLFDNHLADLLAEQQATGLGDYFYRELLDTEGKIS